The following DNA comes from Leishmania donovani BPK282A1 complete genome, chromosome 9.
GGCTCAAAGACGGGATGCTCGCGCAGGACCGCGTAGAGGCCGAGGTACATGCCGGCAAAGCATACGTCCTTTGCCACGTTGCACCGAAAGCCACGGTAAAAGCCGAAGATGCCCTCCCGGTCGTAGATGCTTCGCGTGCACGTCCAGGCGTTCCGCGTGCCCATGGCAGTCTGGCACTGTGTCTGTATCTTGATAACGTGCATGGGGCACCCAATCAGGGTCCCCACGCCACCCGCCACGGCACCGCATACAAAACTGTTACTGCCGATCCCCACCAAGCCACAATGCGCGCAGTCTCGCACAGCCTCCCAAGCGCCACCCGCACCACCTCTAGCTGCTCCGTCTGCGCCGTTGCGGCTTGCCGACGCGTCCCTGGCGAAGGCACGCATCCAGTCCCACAGGGCGAACTGCACGCTGCGCTTGATGCCTTCCATCAGCAGTGGAGGAGCTACCCCGCGGTAAAGGCTGCTTGGGCCCTCTGCCGTGGCCATCGACCACATCGTGCCAACGGTAGATCGGCACGTGTGAGGCCCGCCGGACTGCATGCGGACCTTCGCGGTGTCAAGCGGGTGACCGAGCActacggtggtggcgccctgcgccgcaccgggGATGAGGGCTACGAGAGACGTCTTCATGGGATGCAGGAGTGCCCACTCTCCCTCGTCCACCGGCGGCACGATGGGGGTGGGCCAGGAAGGGCCGGCCACGGCCATCTTCGACTTGCCGGCGCCTCTttcagcgagagaggggcagcgATGCACGGAAATACAAAGTCGATGACAGTTGagtggaagggggagggcctGTGCAGCCGCcgggcggcagtggcgcgtTGGCGAGTTTCCAGAACATCAATGGTAAGTGCCCACGCGCCACACACAGCGCGGCGCACGGGGATATACgagcaggagaaggaagCAGTGAGCGGAGGAAGTGATGCATGGCGCCGTCGACTGTATGCCTGCATACATGCGCTACTTGAGagacaggcgcgcgcgccactgccggatgagaggaggcggcacggCAAGTGAAGACGGTGACAAAGTCTTTCGTTGTTTGCTCTTTaacatgtgtgtgtgtgcgcgcgtgtttctctgcggcgcagcacgcgctgaGCGCCACACCACGCCCCACGACCGACCCTGTCTCAAGCTCtactcccccaccccacacagccgccccccaatcatgccggtcgccacgcctggtgcatcccccctcccccctccctcggggtggcacgcaggctcctccccacacatcagtgggccgtgtgaggcatacgctcgagtcaccCTGACACGTGCTGCCCATCGtatggatggcacagacgtgtTCACTGTCGTCGGCCGTCCCGACGCACCGCCAGAGGTGGGTTctgcattggcagggatagaaaaggggggggggtgtttGGCCTCCCtaacagagagagagagtggggggcggggagagTCGCACAGGGCCCTGAGACACCACGCTCTgagaggtgtgtgtatgtgtgcccTCCCGCCACCAGAGGGGGAGACATCATGAGGAGGCCAAagcaagggcagcagcacaaagGCCGCCAGCCCGCTGCACCCTCACCACGGCACGCACGGACAGAGCGGCACACTAAAGACTCACGGTGGCCGTCTCGACGGATGCGGCTAGCAAGGGAGGGTGGGAGCCATGAGAGAGCACTgttggagagagagggtgcgtgcgtgcgggggTGCAGCATGGACGACACTCACGAATGTCCtgttctcccccctctctgtctgtgtgcgagATTGTCGAATCAGGCTACGCCGTTCGCTGGACGCAACCGTGAGGAGGGTGGGAGGTGGTCGCCTGCGCACGCAAGCGCGCGAGCCAGGTGTGCCTGAAAGGCGTCTGCATGAGAGTTACCCGACACATCTAGACGACGCGTGCACATCTTCGTATGTGCACCGTTGAACATGGCATGGCAGAGAACCatagagggagaggaggggggcacacacacgtacacgtgcCAGAGAGCGATCAACCAGAGGGCGGCGAAAGGTGAAGAGCAGAGCGGGGAGATGTAGGGGGCAGCGAGGGGCAGTGTGCGCGCGGGACGGGCACGCCACTCGGCCACagcctctccccacccccacctctTTCAGCGTCTCCACAACCGCATGACTATGTACAGGGTTGAGTTCCACAGTAAGATAACAGAGGCACACAGGCGGACTCCGCTCACGAGGGTGCTGGCAGAGCGGCGCACGCCTTCATCGGTTCACGGCGTACGGCTTCAGAACCCAGTCGCTGTGGCTCTCCATACAGCCAGGGCACGTTATGGGAAGGACTTGGCCGTCCTTGTCGCGATCCATATCCACGAGTTCTCCATTCACGTCCATGCGGAGCAGGCGAcgaccgcagcggccgcagtaGTAGGCACGACGCTGCACCGAGGAGACAGCGGAGATGGCCGggatgctgcgctgctgagTTGCAAGGGCGGACACAAAACCTACGCGCTGGGCTGAGCGGCTGCCTGCCACCACCGAAGACGCCGTTTCAACTGCGGCGCCGGACTGTCCAGCCGCGCCTGTTGCCTCCGCGTCCTTcgcacgcagcggctgctgacCGGGAAGCGGCACAAGGTAGCGATTGGAGAGCGTTGTCGGCAGGTTCATGTGATTGCCTTCCTCGCTGAACGGCGTTGACGGCTGCCACGATGTGTGGCTCATCTTGCAACGCGGACACGTCATCGGGAGAACGTTGCCAAACGCGGAGGCCGAGAAGGGTAGCGGAGCGCCATCCTGATCCATCGCTAGCACGTGGTAACCGCACAGCATGCAACGCCACGAGACGTTCTTGCGCTGACGATAAAACGACGTCACATtggtcgctgccgccgccactgtcgCGCTGAACGACGCTGCAGAGACATCACTGAGCACCTGCGCACTAAAGCTCGCCCCGCCACCAACGGCGCCGGACAGTTCCGCCGACGTGAGCGACCGCATGTGTGGCACACGCTGGTTCTGATTGTGCAGCGCCGACAAGGATGGCAGCGTCCCCAGCTGcccggaggaggcgaggaatGATTGATTGGCGGTGTTGGCAAGCGGCGACGCCTTCTTGATCGACTTTCGGGTTCCATCGGCGGCTACCGAGGCGAACACGGCCGGCAGTGACGCCTCATGCCCGTAAAGCTCGGTCACCCAAGAGAGACTCTCCGCGGACCGCTTGCCGCGCAAGACCTCAGGAAGGGGGTGCGTATGTGTCTTCGTGCTGGCCACAGAGATGGTTGCGGCCGTTGGAAAACTGTTACACAGCACTCCGCTGGCGGTCGTCGGCCTTACCGAGACACTCGTGGCGGTGGTCATGTCTCTTCAACTTGAAGGAAAGACGGATGACCTCTAAAATAATATGCTgcccgcgtgtgtgctgcgggCGCTTGGCGAAGACGTGCAGGCGGGATAGAGGGCAGAGGAAGACTGAGGATGGGCCACGCGATGCTTTCAAGGCCCCTCCAGGCGTACGCGTCTACGtaggaggagaggagaggggaggggctggTCACATTGATAAGTACTTGCacagcacgcgtgcgcagaTGTATGCGGGTGTGCCCGATGGGCCATATTGAGGGTGGGGGATGGGCGAGACGTGAACGGCAAACAAAACGCGCACGGCGACCGTGAAGTGGGTGGGGCGTGAGCGacaacgaagagagaaggggtcGAAGCGAAGGCAGTGAAATCCGTGACTCGCCGCGGTGCCGTTACCGAGTGGAAACATCGCCACCACCCTCGCAACCATCCCCTCTCTATCCGCTCCATCCTCCATCCTCACCCGCCCTTTGTTCTCTCCGTCACGccgggagggggtgggtgggtgggtttccccccctctttcctcccttGCTCCGCGAAAGGAGCAGGTCCGTCGCACATGCCGTCAGCGGCGATGTTGGTgcgacgcgtgcgcgtgtcgcccgccaccacccacccgccctcATCGTAAGAAGTAACGGAAGAaacgacgcgcacgcactaTTTGTACATGTTGCAGCGCAAGGGAGAAACGAGCGCGCGCCGAGGGCGCTCGCACCTCGGAGACATCGAAGCCgatgcacgcacagagacgcacGTGGGCTCATACGCGTGTGCAAACACTCGGTGCACGTGAAGCGAGTAGcgaagggggtgggagggcgGTGGGGGAACGGCCATCACAAACGGGGAAGCGAATCAGGGGGCTCGGCGGGGTGATGCTCCGACAGGACGGTCCATGGACCGAGCCACTGGCGTGGCGCACCATACCTCCACCTTgaccgacgccgccaccccctccaccccccgcCCACCAACTGtggcagtagcagcagcagcagcagcagcacggtaTCACGCTCATATTTTCCAGTTTATGCCGTGAGACCCTTGGCGTTTGCGGATGGCCGCTTCGGCACCGCGCCCTCTGCGTCCCCGCCCGCCTCGTCAGCGAGTCGCACCGACGCGCTTGTCAGgggtggcagctgcagcgtgcaAGCGCAcggctctgctgcgccatgcGGCCCGCAGCCCCCAACGAGGTACATAATGCGCTGACTTGAGACAGCCACGGCagcgtggtggcgctgaaacacagaagccgccgccttcggTAACTCCAGCCGAACCCAGCGAATCTTCACCACTGGCACCGCCGTGCTCGCGCTGTCCGCCAGCGTGCCAGCAGGCACCTCTGCAAGctctgcgtcggcgccgctcatTACCTGCATCAGCCACGCATCAGCGCATACGGCACCTTCGGCGTCGAGGCCGCCGACGACCAGCACCTCGCGCTGCACAGCATCCGCGAcggggctgcggtggcggcttgTCGGTGGGGCGGCACCAGGCATCGGCACTGCTGCGACAGCCGCTGCGTACCGCGCGCAGGGTaccgcgccgcctcccaccacacgcaccggAAGCCACGCGCCAAGCTTGGCATCATAGACGGCCACATCCTTCAGCGTGGTGAGCGTTGCGGACGCGGGGACAGACGCCTcgagagcggcagaggagccCTTCCCATCCTTCCCAGATGCGCCACCACGCTTACCCGGTGACAACGCGCGCATCGCGGTAGTCTTCTTCGCGCGTGCCCCCTTGCCAGccgaggcgccggcggccactGCACTGACGTCGTCCGCTTGCGTGTGGACTTGTCGGCCACCCACAATCACAATGTATCGTTGGCTGAGGCTGCACGCGCCGTGAGCggcccgcggcggcggcggcggaccaAGGGCCGGCTGCAACCTGGGTGTCGTGCTCGTAGGCTCGGGAACTGCTACTTCTCTACCCTCGGCGTTTCTGTGCTCCCCGTCAGCCTGCTGCTTCTCATCCAAGCTCCCAGACGCGCCGTCAatctcctccagcgctgcggcggtgccttGCTGCGTCTCGCCTCCGAAGCGGAGTAGCCGACCCAGCACACACGTGACGCTATGGTggctgcgggtgctgctggtaCCCGCGGCAGATGACGGTGGGGGCGTGAAGCTGGGGTCTCCGTTGGCGCCGTCCGCGAACGCACGCACTCCGGCAATACGACAAGCGCCACTCCAGCCACCGTCGGCGTACATCACTGCCGGCccgtcggcgccgttgccCGACGGCCATGAGGCCCACCAGGAGGCAAAAAGCGGCCAGTCGTGGtcttccgcagcgccggcgttcGCACCGCGGATCGCAtcctgccgcgctgcccgccGTGCCGCTCCCGCCTTccatgcgcgcgcagcagcaacgggcGCTTTCATGGCGGAGGCGCTCATGGCTGTCGGCAACCTCGATGGAGCCACCGACGTGTACTCCCATAGCGGGGCTGGGGCCTGCTCCGCGGCGTGTGGTCGTTGGCACGGAGCGCCGCCAACGATGCAGAGCACGGACTCACTAGGCGACAGTATTGCCGCGTGGCCCCACCGCGCGCCACCTGTCAAGCACTCCTCGTTACTGGAggcatcggcgccggctgTCGCTGTCCACACTGACGGTGCGGTGACCTCCACAACCAGCGGTGGACCGCTGAGGTCTTCGCCGTACAGCGCTGGTGGCccgctcgccgctgcggctgccaccTTTGCCTTGCTGCTCGACAGTTTGGGCATGGACACGGAGAGCCGCTCGGCTAACGTTGAATCTGCGTgagcggcggagagggggagagggcgacgTCGCGCTGCAGAGTTCGTGCTCGCTTGAGGGAGGTGAGGTGCGCAGAGGACCTCTGTAAGAGTGTCCGTTGttccggcggcagcacagctGTTTGTGCGTCTGCGGAAGAGGTGggcgggagaagagggcggaCCGTGTGTATTCGTGCGTGCAACACGGATGCAGACCAGGGGAGGGACAGAAGAGCGGCGAGGATgtcggaggaggaagagctgcCCGGCACTGGCGCCATACTTCAACGGTTGggccctccccaccccctccgaGAGTGGAGGGCCCGTGattgcgcgcgtgtgtgggtggggagggtgGGAAGAGGGCACACCGACAGGCATTCGTGTGCGCTTACGGGCTGTCGAGCGGGGCTGGATGTGGCCTGAGGTGTCGGGGAAGAGGGACGGGCAAACCCCTGAGACGTGCGCCGACGCTCACATGCACAGAAGGAGAAAGGTAGacagaagaagaggaggaagcgcTCAAGCGAGCGGCGCTCTTCCGGCTTGCTATGAGCTTACCTACGCTGAAGCAGAGGTTCTAGAAGAAGGGTGGGGACAGGGCTTGaggtgagggccgggggaCACATGCTCGCTTAGGATGCGTCTTCGCTTAGGGCTACACTCGAAAAAAAGGCAGCCGTGGGCACTATGCGCGAGTACATGCGCCGCTCCTCACCCACTCCTCTGCCGCACCAATTCGCGGACTtgcaggcacacacaaacatacaTAGACACAAGCGGTGCGCCTCTAGCCCATGTTCAGGGGGTGCTGAAGGGGTTGTCCATAGagtccagcagctgcagaacgGACTCTGGCAGGTAGGAGGCAGCGTAGCTGCCCAGGCGGCTCACGTGAGGAGGAATGAGCACCGGCAATGAGTACTGTTGGCCATCCACCTCGACTTCCTCCATGTACGCACTCTGGTACGTAGACGGGAGCGCCGTGCGCATCTGTGCCACCCGTACgtgaggcggcagcagcgcttcgcagagtgcgtgcgcgaagTGGATGCAGTTGTGCTTCACGAGGTGATACTTGTTGCCCTGCCACGTGTCACGCTGCTCGAGCGTGGCAACGAGCTCCCGCACTTCTAGAGCGCTCAGCTGTGTCTGCCCGACAAAGAACTGCTCGCGGAAAAtgtgcggcggcgagtgGCGAGGCTCGACGACAcggacgccgctgccctcctcgcAGCGGCCGTACTGGTACTCCTTGTCGTACACCTGAATACCAGCGTGGTGCACGCCAAGGCCGACCGACCAAAGCCAAGAGTTGGACTTCATGATGTCGTACACGTTGACGAAGACAGCGTTGGGCTGGCCAGCTGCGTCCTCGTAGCCCGCGGGCATAACCGGTACGTCCGACTTGCCGGCGCTAGCCGAGAGGGTTGTAACACCGGATTTCGTGGCATGCATTGCTACAGGAGTTGTCTCTCACCCTTAAAGATCTGGGAGAGGTAAGCAGAAAGAACGAGAAACAGAAGAAGGTACAAGATGGGCGGCGCACAAAGACGTGCACGTGTTGGGGCGAGCTGCAAGAACGATCGACCAGATTGAGTCCGGCGTCAGCCTCTCggaaaaggaggggggagtgTGAGGGTGATGCGCAAACGGCACAGATGAGAAACACACCATCTACGTCAGAGgctcacacagacacagaatGTGCCGGAGTTCGACTGTCCGTGAGAGAGATGTTGTCCGCTGGGCAAGTGGGGATGCTGATGCGAAGGATCATGACGTGTGATGGGTTATGGGTAGGGCGGTgggcaggaggagggcaggagTAAagcgcgcgcagacgcatACCGAGGCGAAGAAGCAAGAGACCGACTGCGacaggaggagagggcacACATCGCGGAGGTACGCTCTGAGCATGCGCATCCTCGcacgcgcccccctccccctcttcctctgcacCCACAAGCACACGTTTACGCCAATGTCCAAACGGACGAGGGGGGGCAGGACACGGGGCATACCATCGTACACGGACCGGCAGCCACACAGCCCTTTCAAATTTGCACTGTCTTGTTCAACTCGATGACCATCAACGTCATTCCTCCATccagcgacacacacacacacatcacgGTAGACGcggacgcacgcacacgtttGCTGAGGACacggaagagggaggagatcGAGGAAGGGGGCGGGCGAAAGAGTAAGTTGAGGAGAGGTGCTTGCATGCGCGGGGCTCAAGCATGGAGGGCGCAAGCGCCACGAGCGAGCACGAAAAGATGAGAGGAAAAATGCAGTCACAAcatcagccgccgccgccgcccccgccgtagcggcacgcgcacaaagaTGGAGAAAGGCGAAAAAGTAAGTAAGGAAAGAGCGCAAGCAGCGCGACGAGCGAAacggagcagcagaagaacCACTACTGCATCGCATGCACGCGGGAAGGTGCGCACTGTGGAACAAaaacaaacacgcacacatcaaCTTGGTTTCCTGTGCTGTTCACATGGCCCTCATGACGATGGgggcgaagggggagggcacacgcgcctccgtgcgtggtgtcgcagggtccagtgccctcctcctccccttaTATCCCTGCAAATGCCGAGcccacctctggtggtgatAGGGTCAAGCGCCTGCGACGCAGTTGCTGagggagtgggaggaggTCAGAAcgatgtgtcgctgctgaatGAACGCACGGTGAAGAAAGACACACGatatatacacatatacatcATCGCTGTACACATCAAATCTGGCCGAGTCGATGCGTATGCACACATCTGTGCAAGGATCAGTCCTAAGAGCCGACGTAGCCAGAAAAGAAGGAGCGAGGGAAACAATCGGGCgcatctgtgtgcgtgcctaTGTCTGCCATGATGTGCATCGACAGCAGCGCATATCCTAAGAGaacgcgagcagcagcaaggggGCTGGCAGATGGAGGAACGATCTGTGCTCTGGCCTACgtgccgacacacacacacacacacatgtacgAAGAGGCACACCGCTACCCGCCCTTGTCACCAGCAAGACGAGCACCATCAGCTCCACGCAAGCGCAAAATTGAACGAAGGCACACGCCGATGCAAGGGGCgtagagagggaggggagggggcggcgatCAGCGCACAGGCCGGGGTGCTTAACAGCATGTGCATAGATTTACACATTgagaggtgtgcgtgtgtgtgtgtctgtgtgtgtgcttgcctCATTTGAcgctcgccccctcccctctcccccacgcacgacacacgcacaacgcTCGCCGACTACTAGCACCGGCTAATGACCTGTGCgggtgcgcggctgcggtgtcGGGGTTGTGCTGCGATTTGCGTTGGGATCCGCGGCGGTAGGCTGCCCCCGCTCCTGGGGCACCTCGGACATGCTGAAGAACGAGCTTTCGAGTCGGTCGAAGCTCCGCATGGAGGATTTCGGCAGGTAGTGCGCTGCGTACCGCGCTAGCCGATCGACGTGGTGCGGTATGAGCACCGGCACCGAGTGCCGCATTCCGTCCACCTCGACCTCCACCATGTGCATCTTCTGCGGCAgacccgcctcctccgcccgcCGCGCCTGCTCCACGCGTACTGCGGGCGGCAGGAGCGCCTCGCAAAATGCTCGAGCGAAGTCGATGCAGTTGTGCTTCACGAGGTGGTAGTTGTTACCCAGCCACTCCACCTTTTCCGAGAAGGCCACCACCAGCTTCTCCACCTCGAACGCACTCAGCTGCGTCTGACCAAGGAAGAACTGCTCCCGGTACGTGTGCGGAGGCGAGTGGCGAGGCTTGACACTGCCGATGCCTTTGCCGATGGGGCGATGGCCGTACTGGTACTCCTTGCCGTACACCTGCACGCCGACATGATGCACGCCCCACCCAACGGAGCACAGGAGCGTGCTACTGCCGCTCACGTCGTACACATTGAGAAAGACGGCGTTCGGCTGGCTCGCGTCTCGCACCTCCTCTATCCACATAAGCGGCTTCAGAGAATGGCGCTCCGCCGACGCAGGAGCGCCATCCCCGCCATCTGCGCTAGCGCCGTCCATGGTTGCTCCGGCCACGGCCGGGTACGTTATCGGTCCCTCTgcaaggggagagggcgggcAAAGGtgaggagcagcagagaaaataagagctgccgcggcacgaCTGAAGATATGCGAGGCACAGCCGACCTCCAGGAGATGCTGTTCAACGGATACTCGGGGGAGGACGATACGTAACGGTGCTGCTCACAAGAtccgcatgcgtgtgtgtgtgtgtttgtgtgtggaagggggGGGATTGGTGGTTGGAGCTGCAGTCTCCGCGTGGCCAACAGGAAACCGAACAGAAATTGGCGCTCTCCCCCCTCGCGTCCTCGCCCTTCCTCCACACCCGGCACCGCAAACACGTAGGTGGAGTGGCGAGCCGAATACgcgggccgccgcggcaagGCACGGGGGAGGAGACGGCCACACAAGTCCGTGCGGCTCTCTGTCCGCCTGTGTGCGATTGGGTGCTTGTCGTTCCCCACCtgaagcacgcacacgcacaccggtCACACGTGAGGGCAATACTTCAGCAGAGGAAGGATGGGCGGTCGAAGAAGGGAGAGTGACCTGAATGTGGTGATGTGTACACATGTGGGTGGTTGGGCGaaggtggggaggaggaggaggagagcgcaggaagagaagaaagcgaTACGGCGTCACAGCGCAAGCACGCGAGAAGGGGGACGGTAGTGGCCTCGTGGCAAGCGTGATCGCACCACTTCGTTAGTATCGTAGCGTCGCCATGCAGTTGCGTCGGTAgagagcacgcgcgcctgcaTGTACGGAGTACGACAGGTTGGAGTTCATACCTTGATGTCGCTTTCGTGAGGCCGCAGTCTCtgagagaaagggaaggtGAGCAAGCATAGCCCGAGCGACGTGCCTGCGCTTGTGATCGTCACCGCTTCCTGTTGCAAGTAGATGTAGTTGAGTCGCTTGCATGTCGCGGTGGGCCCTCACACCTGCGCAGTCGACAAACAGCGAcggccctccctctcccttccgcAGAACatgcagacacacgcacacatgagCACAtgccggtgcagcgccgtgatttggaggtgtgtgtgcagggtaggtgtgtgtgtgacagTGCGACTTCATGCGTGACAGCGTTCTCGGTACACTATTGGAAAGCGGAGAGGCCGCACAACAGGTGAAgaaagcgagcgagaggtctagcaaagaagaagcgagGGCCTTGGTCGGAGGGCAGCGTCtcccgcccaccccctccgctcacacacacatacacggaGCGACTAGGGGGTACATCTCCGCTTTTCGTGTCACTCCCTCTGACCCTCCATCCCCATGCACATCTTCACAAGTCATCGTCGTCACTGTCTATGACGACAACCTCAGCCGCCTCACGTCGCTGAGCCTTTGAATTACGCACGGCGTCGTTGGCGGCACTGAAGGTGGGACCGGCGCCACGAGTGCTACCTCGTGCGTCCCCCTCGTCGGCGTCCACGACTACAACGCCGCTAGTGATTGGTGCGTCACCCCCGCGAAGGCGCCTTCGCCCGGGAGCAGTCAGTGCGCATGCCGGTCGCAGATGGGGCCATGCagaggcggccgcagcgtcaATGCCGCTGAGCGAGCCGGTGTTACGCACGGCGTCACTACAGAACGTGGGCCAACCGGCAATCCACTGCTGCGCTTGCGCCCACGCCGTCCAGTACGCTTGCGCACACCAGGTGGCGCTCGGTTcggacgacagcgacgtgcCGTCTCGTTCTGCTggcgagcgcagcgccagcgctgcc
Coding sequences within:
- a CDS encoding mitochondrial carrier protein, putative, with amino-acid sequence MAVAGPSWPTPIVPPVDEGEWALLHPMKTSLVALIPGAAQGATTVVLGHPLDTAKVRMQSGGPHTCRSTVGTMWSMATAEGPSSLYRGVAPPLLMEGIKRSVQFALWDWMRAFARDASASRNGADGAARGGAGGAWEAVRDCAHCGLVGIGSNSFVCGAVAGGVGTLIGCPMHVIKIQTQCQTAMGTRNAWTCTRSIYDREGIFGFYRGFRCNVAKDVCFAGMYLGLYAVLREHPVFEPPSASTTAETTTTTRPTRKTNMCAFLSGAVASMATWGLLFPLDTIKTLVQARQAHAVLSVLRQPALLYRGLAASLIKAGPVSGVAMAVYEQTWAFVNKRPTLR